The DNA region GAATGGGAGAAGGCAGCGCGTGGCACGGATGCCCGGGAGTATCCCTGGGGCGATATGTGGGATGCGAGTCGAGCGAATACATCGGAATCCGGGAATAAGCGACTGATGCCGGTTGGGCGTTATCCATCGGGCGTGAGTCCTTACGGGTGCTACGATATGGCGGGGAACGCCTACGATTGGTGTTTCGATTGGTTCCACATGGAAACGTATAAATATTCACCTTCGGAGAATCCGTTGGGCGCGAGTGAGGGACGGCGAAAGGTGATTCGCGGGGGAGCGTGGATTGCACGTGGGGAATTCGCTGCGCGGTGTGCGAACCGGGCAGCCTATGAGCCGATCCGAGGGCTTCATAGCGTCAGTTTCCGGATTGCGATGGACCTTTGATATGCACATGAAACCTTTACACAAACACTACCAAGATTTTCGGGACGCGTTGTTGGCGTGGTTCAAGGTTTATCAACGCGATATGCCGTGGCGACACACGGAGGATCCCTACCGAATTTGGGTCTCTGAGGTGATGCTCCAACAGACGCAGGTCAAGAAGGTCGTAGCATACTATGAACGATTCATCGCACGGTTTCCCGATGTGCAACACTTGGCAGCCGCACCCCTACAAGATGTTTTGAAAGTCTGGGAAGGTCTGGGGTATTATGCGAGGGCGCGGAACCTCCACAAAGCTGCACAGGTCGTTGTAGATCAACTGGATGGGAAGATACCCGTGGATTATGCGAGTTTTCGGAAGTTGCCGGGTGTCGGAGATTATAGTGCAGCGGCGGTGCAGAGTATCGCGTTCAATGCCCCGTATGCCGCTGTGGACGGAAACATCAAACGTGTATTGGCACGCCTGTTTCTGATGGAGGCACCGATTAATGACGCAAAGTTAGCGAAGGTGTTTCAGCAGCAAGCCGATGAACTGTTGGATCCGAATGCCCCGGGATTTTTCAATCAGGCGATGATGGAGTTGGGCGCGACTGTGTGTCGTCCGCAATCCCCGACCTGTCTCGTCTGTCCTGTGAATTCGTTTTGTGAGGCGTTCCAGACGGCGCAACAGGACGAGTTTCCGTATCGGCGCGAGACGAAACCTATCCCGGAATACCATCTCGCTGTCGGGGTTATCTATAGGGATGAGAGGGTGCTGCTCACGCAACGGCAATTGGACGGTTTGCTCGGAGGTCTTTGGGAATTTCCGGGTGGCCAACTTGCTGAGGGTGAGACTGCCGAGGCGGCGTGCGTCCGACACATCGCTGATGTCGTCAACCTTTCTGTCACCGACGTGCGGTATCTCACACAGGTTAGGCATGCATATACGCATTTCAAGGTCGTTGTGGATGTGTTTCAGTGTGAGTATCAAGCGGGTGAGGTGGTTCTGAAGGGTCCACGGGATGCGAAATGGGTCGAGGTCACGGCACTAAAGGAGTATCCGCTCCCGCGTGTCACGCATAAGTTTTTAGAGAAGTTGATTGAGGATGGAACGTAATTATTTGTTTGTAGTAGCGCAATTCATGGCACTCAAAACGTGCGATGCATCGCACTACTACGAACTAAGAATAACCTCTAATTGGCTGATCCGAAACGTGCTTCGTATTTCTCCCAAACCTCATCGGGGAGCGGCGTGCTGGCGGCTATGACGTTCGCTTCCAGCTGCTCAGCGTTGAGGCTCCCGATATTGTTGCCCTGAATCCGCTCTTCTTTCAGGCAGAACTGGAGGGCAAGTTGAAGCAAACTTATCCCTTCTTCAACACACCATTCCCAAATTGGGTATGCTGCCGCAACATCACCCTCTTTTTTCCAACGTCCCCTTTCAATCTCAGCGTCAAGATCGACACCTGTGAGGATACCCCGCAGGATCGACCAGCCGTTCATGACCCCGATGTCGTGTTCAGCGGCGTAAGGGAGGATGTCGTCAGCGGCGTTCTGCCGGACGAGATTATAGTCGTTGAAGCAGAGAATGAGATCAACGTCGCCTGTTGCCATCGCCTTGAGATGGAAATCGTGGGGACGCATCCCGTAGCCGAGGAAGTGGACGAGTCCACGTGCCTTACATTGGAGCAACCCGTCAAGCGTGCCGCCCTTTTCCAGCGTGGGATCGATCTCGCCTGGGTCGTGGATAAGCATACCGTCGAAGTAGTCTACGCCGAGAAGTACGAGTTGGTCTTCGAGGTCGGCGATTGCGCGTTCGGCGGAATAATCGGGTCTCCCTTCTCCGTAGCCACCCCACTTCGCAGCCGAATGGCAGCAGAGGCGTCCCGTGATGATGACATCCTCACGGGCGATCTCCTTCAATGCCAGACCGAATTTCCGCATTGAGTCCCCATAACAGCGTGCACAGTCGAAGTGGTTCACACCGATGGATACCGAGTGTTTAACGAGATCCACAGCCTCTTCATCTGAGACGAAACCGAAGTTGTTTCCAAATCCTTGTGTGCCGAACGGAATAACGGGGATGTTGAGTTCCGTTCTTCCGAGCCGTCGCCTCGGAATTGTGGGAAGATCTTGATTGGTTTCCATAAAATTCCTCTTAATATTTGTCCGAACCCTCAAGCGGGAGTGGGACTGCCCAGATGTTCCGGTAGCGAACGTCGTTGCCGTGGTCCTGCAGTTTGAGTGGACCGGGTGTAGCCGCTTCTGAATCAATACTTCCGACAGTCGCGCCAGCGAGTTGGGCATTGTTGATAATCACCAAGCCGTTCTGAATGACAGTTATGCGTGGGCCCTCAGTCATTTCTCCGGCATCGTTGAAGCGCGGTGCTCGGAAAATAATATCGTAGGTCTGCCACTCAAGCGGTGGTTTGCAAGCGTTGACAAGCGGTGCGAACTGGTTGTAAATTGCCCCGCAATCACCCATCCCAGGGACTTCAATGCCGTAGGAATCCAAGACTTGGACTTCGTATCTGCCCTGGAGGAAGACACCGCTGTTGCCTTTTGCCTGTCCGGTCGCTTCGGGCATATCGGGGCATCTGAATTCGACGTGAACGAAGTGATCCGTGAAGGTTTCCTTGCTGATGACATCGCCGGTGCGTGGGACGACGAGCATTGCGTCGCCTGCCACCTGCCAACTGGGGGCGCTGCCGTCTAAGCTCGTCCAATTGCTGAGGTCTGTGCCATCAAAGAGGATGACTGCGGATTCTGGAGGTGTTTGTGCCATGAGTTTTCCTTTCACATGCTGTGCATGCGCAAATTGATGTTATGAAATGAGAATTTTTCACTATTTTAACGAAATTCGTTTTTTTGTCAAGCGAATGGATTGCACCGTTTCACGGCTGCGATGGAAGGGTTTGAAGGACGGGGATAACGTAACTGTGGATTGTATGACCGTCAACTGTATCCGTCTCCGCCCGGGGTTCCGAATTTTCACGATAATCAAACACCACGTAATACCCTTCTGTTCCGCCTTCCGACGTAAGGTATGTTGCGAGTTGCTGCTTGCCTGCCTGATAACTTCGCTCGCTGCGCCATACCTTCGTTTCAACGATGTAAGTCTGTCCGCTGTGTGAAATAACGAGATCGGATCTGCCCCTGCCGGTTGGGACTTCCAGGTACATAACGGCACCAACGATTTTCACCAACTCGTCGAGATACGCGAAGAGGAGGTATTGCCCTACGAATTCTTGGGGTGTATCTGGGACTTGGAGTATTCTGAATCCGGCGCGTGCGATAAAGTCCTTAAAATTTTCGATGAGCCGTTGCATTTGGAGTTGCCCGGTCGCCGCGATATATTCTGAAAAGTCGATAGCACCGTCTTCAGGAAAGTATTCGGCCTCAAGCCCATTTATAAGGGGTTTAAGTGCTTGGACAATGCAATGGAGGTAGATAGGATTGAGAATCTGGCATGCGCCATCTTGTCCCTTTGTGATCACACCATAGGTTGCGAGTTCACTAATGGTTTCATTATGGAAAGTAAAGTTGTAACTGCTTCCATAAAAAGCAATGCGCATGAGCATTCTTTCAAAGCGTGGGTCTCTACGAACATTTGTAATGAGATGTTCAATGTTGGTGTTTCTCTCCTCGACGAGTCGAGCGTGCGCTTGTGAAAAGTGGGATACCTGGATCGTTTCGGTTTCGGATATGTTGAGTTCCTCGGTGAGAATCTGCGCGAACCTATTGACGAGGAAAGGTTGACCGGCTGTCTGTTTATGGATCGTTTCAACGACTTTCGGCGCGAATTGTTGTCCAACCTCGTCGGTGTACTGGACAAGAAGTTCACTGACCTGTTCTAAAGTGAAGTTTGGGAGTGTGAACTCGTCCTGTATGTTGAACGGAGAGATGGATCTATCGTAGTTGAGTTGTGTGATGTTTTTAACCCCAATAATACCGAGACTATACGGGGAACGGACTTCGCGTCCAGTGAGGTATATCCGGCGGAGCGAACGGAGAAATCCGTTGATAGCCGCCCGTGGAATCCCGTCGAATTCGTCGATGATAAGGACGACCCGTTGGTTTTCCGCGAAGGGGGCAAACCGTTCAAAAAATTCGCGCATTGAAATGTGGTTCGTTATCTGTGCATGCGTCAGGAAGGTGTCCAGTTCTTGGGAAAGTTGCTCGCCGCGTTCTCGAAAGGCCTTCCGAATCTCTTTGGCAATTTCTTTATACAGCGAATGGTAAAAATCGGCAGGCGTTACGTCTTCGTATTCCTCGAAGTTGAGTTGTATTGGGAAGTAGTCTGTCCCTTCTGCCACAAGTGCCTTGAGCGCGTCTTGGAAGAACGTGGTTTTACCGGTCTGTCGTGGTGCGAACAGGACGATGTATCGTCCCTCCTTAACACGGGCGATGAAATCGGAAAGTTCCTCACGCCGGGCGACGACGTAATTATCTTTGGAATTGACGGGACCTTGGGTGCCAAACCGTCTCATGTTTTTCTCCTGTTGTCATAGATGCAAAACATTGTATCAGGTTTCCGTGTGAAAGTCAATTCGCAATCGGCGATCAGCTGTCGTTCGCGGAACAAGAAGAAAAAACTTTTTGAAAAAAGACGGTGGTGTGGTATAATAGAATTGTATTTGGGCGCATTCGGTGGACGCGCCTGCAATTATAGAGGATTGAGAAGCGAAACGTTATGCTAAAACCGAAACCCAGCATCGACACGATTCAGCCGTATCAGGGCGGTAAGCCGATTGAAGAGGTCCGGCGCGAACTCGGCATTACGACCGATATTATCAAACTGGCATCCAACGAAAATCCGTTCGGTCCCTCGCCGTTGGCGATGCAGGCGATCTCGGAGAGTGCGACCCAGGTGCATCTCTACCCTGACGGTAATGCCTATTACCTTAAAGCGGATCTCGCGGACTCTCTCGGCATTTCTGCCGAGCATCTAATTTTAGGGAACGGATCGAACGATGTGCTGCAATTCGTTGCTGAGGCATACCTCGCACCGGGCGATGAGGTTATCTATGCAGCCGGGGCATTCGTCGTCTATAGTCTTGTGACGAAGTTATGCAGTGCGACAGCGGTCGTCGTGCCGATGGTAGCGCATACACACGACCTGTCCGCTATGGCAGCAGCGATTACCGAGAAGACGAAGGTCATCTTCGTCGCGAATCCGAACAACCCTACCGGCACGATGGTCACGGCGGATGAGACAGCGGCGTTTATGGAACAGGTACCGGACGATGTGCTGGTTGTTTTTGACGAAGCCTATTATGAGTATGTTGACCGTTCAGACTACCCACAGACGCTCCCGTATGTGCTGGCGGGACGGAACTTCATCATCACCCGAACGTTTTCTAAAATTTATGGGTTGGCTGGGCTGCGTATCGGATACGGTATCGCGCCACCTCCGTTGATTGAAACGTTGAATCGGGTGCGCCAACCCTTCAATTGCAGTTTGGTTGGACAGGCGGCGGCGCGAGCAGCACTTAAGGATACCGCCCACGTTACCAAGAGTCGAGAACAGAACGCCGTCGGTAAAGCCTTCCTCTACGAGGTGTTTGATGACATCGGACTCCGTTATGTCGAAAGCGAAGGGAATTTCATCATGTTGCACCTCGAACAATCGGGAGGGGATGTCGCCGACGCACTTCTGAAGGAAGGGGTCATTGTGCGTCCAATTGAGGGCTACGGCTATCCGAATGCGGTGCGCGTAACGATCGGCACACAGCAGGAAAACGAAAAATTCATCAAGGCGTTAGGAGTTGTCAGCCATTAAAAAATATGAAAGAACTCATACAAATCAGTAACAAGCGTCCTACGCGAAAAATTATGGTGGGGAACGTCCCGATTGGCGGCGGCAGCCCTGTCTCCATCCAGACAATGACGACGACCTTGACGCGCGATGTTGATGCCACGTTAGCACAGGTGGAACGGTGTGCGGAGGCGGGTGCACAGATTGTCCGCGTTGCTGTCCCGGAAGAGCCGGACGCGAAGGCACTCGGTGCCCTTGTGAAGCGTGCCTCAGTCCCGATTGTCTCGGATATCCATTTCAACTACCGATACGCACTCGCCGCCGTAGACGCTGGCGTGGCGAAGGTGCGCATCAATCCCGGGAACATCGGTAATGAGCAACGGATTGCTGAGGTATTGTCTGCGGCGAAAGCCGCGAATATCCCGATCCGTATCGGTGTCAACGAGGGGTCGCTTGAACGGGATCTCTTAGAGAAGTATCCGTCCCCAACGGCGGAGGCGTTGGTAGAGAGTGCGATGCGGCACGTCAAGATTTGTGAGGAACACGATTTCCAAGACATCGCTATCTCCGTGAAGTCGAGCGATCCACTTCGGATGATAGAAGCGAACCGTCAGTTTGCGGCGAAAGTCCCGTATCCGCTGCATCTCGGTGTAACAGAAGCCGGAACGCCTCGACGTTCGCATGTTAAATCGACACTCGGCATCGGCACGTTGTTATTGGAAGGGATCGGGGACACCATCCGTATCTCGATTACCGGTGATCCCGTTGAGGAGGTTTTGACCGCGAAAGAACTCCTTCGGGCATTGGGTATGGCGGAAGACATGTTAGACGTTGTTTCCTGCCCGTTCTGTGGGCGTGGCGATCCTGCGGCGGACTATGAGAATATTGTCGCTGTCGCTGAGGCGCTTTTAGAGAAACACGGCATCAAAATTCCCGTCGCTGTGATGGGGTGTGAAGTCAACGGACCCGGTGAGACGCGCAATGCTGAGGTCGGTATCCACTTGGGCGGCAAGGAGCTTGCGGTTCTGAAGGTTCGCGGTGAACGGGTACGCACCTTCCGAGGGAAAGACGAGGTCAACCCAGAATTTTTGGCAAATGCGTTGTTAGAAGCCGCACAGCAGTTAGAGGCGGGATGAGAATCCTCTGAACTATGGTTATCAGAGATTTCATCATGGAAACCAATTACATAAATCACGGGGATGGTCAAAAAATAACTGGTCATTACGATGCGAAAAAACTTAATAATTAAAAAAATTCCTGTCCAGATTGGGGGGCTCGCGCTATTTTTCGCCGTTTACCATCTATTCCTGTATTACAGCATGCGCGAAATGTCTATCAATCTGGGTGCCGTGCGGTTTGAAAAGCACATTTTGCCGCTTTATGCTGAACCGAGTTTCGACTTAAGTTGGTGGATAGTGCCTGCCCTCGGGGTGTGTATCGGTTTTTTGTGTCTTTGTCAGAGATACCTACTTTCAGGCGCGGACAGTCGTCGGTTATTGATCGTTGCGGGTATCTGCTTCGTTGCGATTCATATCAGTGTCGCCCAAATTGATGGCTACCGAGAGTTGGAACGGGAGGGTGAGACGGAACGGGTTTTAACGCTTTTAGAACCCTATACGCGGACTTCATTGGAGTATTATGGCGATGTGCCGCGAATTGACGAACTCGGACTCGGCAGGTTTCTACGGGATTATAGCAAACCGGAATTGTTTAATACACTCTCAGGACATACGCGCACCCATCCGCCGGGGGGTGTGATTTTTTTATGGTTTTTTAGTAAAATCTTCGGTTACAATCTCGTATCGGCATCATTGATCTCGATTCTCTTCACGGCAATCGCAGTCGTTCCGATCTATCGCCTCGGTGAACATCTTTACGGGGAAAGGGTGGGTCGGTACGCCCTGCTCCTTTTTCTTATCACCCCCAACTTTGTGATGTTCACTGGCACGTCAATGGACGGTCCGTTCAGCGTCTTCCCTATCTTAAGCGTTTACCTGTTTTATAAAGCGCGACATCAAGAAACCCTGTCGGATCAGAAGTGGCATGAGCCCCGTCCTTACAGCATGTTAACGGGGATTTCGCTTGCGATTGGAATGTTCATGACGTATTCAACGGTCGTTGTGGGTGTATTCTTGTGTGTTGTCGCTTTACTGGAGCGAAAGCGATTCAGACAGTATCTGAAGGTCTTACTGTCCGCGGCTTCCGGATTTATCGGATTTTATCTCTTACTTTTCATCCTGACCGGATTCCGTCCGATTGAAGCACTCTGGGCGGCTATCAAGAAAGATGAGTTGGGCATGGGGACGGGATATGAGAGCGTTGGGCGTTATTTCCACCTGAGTTTCGCGAACCTGTTTGCGTTCCTCATCGGCGTAGGGTTACCGATAACGCTCGTGTGGCTACGGCAGATCGTTGTGGTATTGAAGGAGTGGCGGCAAAACGCTCACGCGTCTGAACACGGGAGTGATGGAACCCGTGTCCCTTGGATATTCCGTCATGATGAAGTGTTGGACACGTTCGTTATTGGTTTCCTCATCACGCTTGTTTACTTCACATTCTCGACGCTATTTACCATGGAGGTCGAGCGGATATGGATTTTCATGGTGCCGTTTTTCGTGATTCCCGTCGCGAAATACCTTACGACGCGCCCCATGTCGGACCTCTACTGGGTCGCAGGTCTCCTCGTTGCACAACTTATCGTCGGAGAGGTCCTTCTCTACACGTATTGGTGATGGAATGGTTGTCGGTTATGAGTTTTCAGTTTTTAGTTAAGAGGTTTTCGTCAGCCCGTAAGCGTAGCGGAGGGCGGATCTACGTGAAGTCAGGTTCATGTCCCGAACTGCCTCACCGACCCGCAAGGTAAAATTAANNNNNNNNNNCGTGAAGTCAGGTTCATGTCCCGAACTGCCTCACCGACCCGCAAGGTAAAATTAAGGTTCTTTATGTCATTGATTCCATACCGGTAGCCCGTAAGCGTAGCGGAGGGCGGATCTACGTGAAGTCAGGTTCATGTCCCGAACTGCCTCACCGACCCGCAAGGTAAAATTAAAATACTTTATGTCATTGATTCTATGACGAAGGACGGTGCCGAATCGCAACTCCTCAAAACGTTGGATCGGTTGCCACCGGAACAGTATGAAGCGTTCATTGTGCTGAGCCGTACCCAAGGCGAACGCCTCAGAGAACTCACAGCACTCCCCTGTGTGCGCGAGATCGCAACGCTCGCCGGTAAAGGTAGCCGCATACGGTTGCTCGAAAAAGCGTTCGCACTCGGTGGGATCGTCAACGCTATCAAACCCGACATCGTGCATAGCTGGTTATGGTATTCCAATTTCCTCTGTGGACTCTCCCGTAAATGCGGACTGTGGCGACAGATTCCGTTCATCGCTTCCCAACGCGGCGACTACCACGCGAGATACGGAAAGTTTCGGCTTTGGCTTACAGAAAAACTCATCTACAATGCCGCCAATGTCCTGCTGACGAACTCGACGCAGATCCAACGACATCTCCACCAGCGGTATCCAGACAAAAAGGTTGTCAGCATCCCCAATCTATTGGAATTACCCACCGAGACGTGGTCACCGCCACACACGTGTCACCCCGAAGAGAAATTAATCGTAAGCGTCGGACGGTTCGCGTCTGAAAAGGGGCATCGGTATCTGATTGAGGCGTTAAATATGTTGGACCGAGAAGATGTCGCCTGGCGATGCACGTTTCTCGGTGA from Candidatus Poribacteria bacterium includes:
- a CDS encoding formylglycine-generating enzyme family protein; the protein is EWEKAARGTDAREYPWGDMWDASRANTSESGNKRLMPVGRYPSGVSPYGCYDMAGNAYDWCFDWFHMETYKYSPSENPLGASEGRRKVIRGGAWIARGEFAARCANRAAYEPIRGLHSVSFRIAMDL
- the mutY gene encoding A/G-specific adenine glycosylase → MHMKPLHKHYQDFRDALLAWFKVYQRDMPWRHTEDPYRIWVSEVMLQQTQVKKVVAYYERFIARFPDVQHLAAAPLQDVLKVWEGLGYYARARNLHKAAQVVVDQLDGKIPVDYASFRKLPGVGDYSAAAVQSIAFNAPYAAVDGNIKRVLARLFLMEAPINDAKLAKVFQQQADELLDPNAPGFFNQAMMELGATVCRPQSPTCLVCPVNSFCEAFQTAQQDEFPYRRETKPIPEYHLAVGVIYRDERVLLTQRQLDGLLGGLWEFPGGQLAEGETAEAACVRHIADVVNLSVTDVRYLTQVRHAYTHFKVVVDVFQCEYQAGEVVLKGPRDAKWVEVTALKEYPLPRVTHKFLEKLIEDGT
- a CDS encoding aldo/keto reductase; the protein is METNQDLPTIPRRRLGRTELNIPVIPFGTQGFGNNFGFVSDEEAVDLVKHSVSIGVNHFDCARCYGDSMRKFGLALKEIAREDVIITGRLCCHSAAKWGGYGEGRPDYSAERAIADLEDQLVLLGVDYFDGMLIHDPGEIDPTLEKGGTLDGLLQCKARGLVHFLGYGMRPHDFHLKAMATGDVDLILCFNDYNLVRQNAADDILPYAAEHDIGVMNGWSILRGILTGVDLDAEIERGRWKKEGDVAAAYPIWEWCVEEGISLLQLALQFCLKEERIQGNNIGSLNAEQLEANVIAASTPLPDEVWEKYEARFGSAN
- a CDS encoding DUF1080 domain-containing protein: MAQTPPESAVILFDGTDLSNWTSLDGSAPSWQVAGDAMLVVPRTGDVISKETFTDHFVHVEFRCPDMPEATGQAKGNSGVFLQGRYEVQVLDSYGIEVPGMGDCGAIYNQFAPLVNACKPPLEWQTYDIIFRAPRFNDAGEMTEGPRITVIQNGLVIINNAQLAGATVGSIDSEAATPGPLKLQDHGNDVRYRNIWAVPLPLEGSDKY
- a CDS encoding AAA family ATPase, which translates into the protein MRRFGTQGPVNSKDNYVVARREELSDFIARVKEGRYIVLFAPRQTGKTTFFQDALKALVAEGTDYFPIQLNFEEYEDVTPADFYHSLYKEIAKEIRKAFRERGEQLSQELDTFLTHAQITNHISMREFFERFAPFAENQRVVLIIDEFDGIPRAAINGFLRSLRRIYLTGREVRSPYSLGIIGVKNITQLNYDRSISPFNIQDEFTLPNFTLEQVSELLVQYTDEVGQQFAPKVVETIHKQTAGQPFLVNRFAQILTEELNISETETIQVSHFSQAHARLVEERNTNIEHLITNVRRDPRFERMLMRIAFYGSSYNFTFHNETISELATYGVITKGQDGACQILNPIYLHCIVQALKPLINGLEAEYFPEDGAIDFSEYIAATGQLQMQRLIENFKDFIARAGFRILQVPDTPQEFVGQYLLFAYLDELVKIVGAVMYLEVPTGRGRSDLVISHSGQTYIVETKVWRSERSYQAGKQQLATYLTSEGGTEGYYVVFDYRENSEPRAETDTVDGHTIHSYVIPVLQTLPSQP
- a CDS encoding histidinol-phosphate transaminase; the encoded protein is MLKPKPSIDTIQPYQGGKPIEEVRRELGITTDIIKLASNENPFGPSPLAMQAISESATQVHLYPDGNAYYLKADLADSLGISAEHLILGNGSNDVLQFVAEAYLAPGDEVIYAAGAFVVYSLVTKLCSATAVVVPMVAHTHDLSAMAAAITEKTKVIFVANPNNPTGTMVTADETAAFMEQVPDDVLVVFDEAYYEYVDRSDYPQTLPYVLAGRNFIITRTFSKIYGLAGLRIGYGIAPPPLIETLNRVRQPFNCSLVGQAAARAALKDTAHVTKSREQNAVGKAFLYEVFDDIGLRYVESEGNFIMLHLEQSGGDVADALLKEGVIVRPIEGYGYPNAVRVTIGTQQENEKFIKALGVVSH
- the ispG gene encoding flavodoxin-dependent (E)-4-hydroxy-3-methylbut-2-enyl-diphosphate synthase produces the protein MKELIQISNKRPTRKIMVGNVPIGGGSPVSIQTMTTTLTRDVDATLAQVERCAEAGAQIVRVAVPEEPDAKALGALVKRASVPIVSDIHFNYRYALAAVDAGVAKVRINPGNIGNEQRIAEVLSAAKAANIPIRIGVNEGSLERDLLEKYPSPTAEALVESAMRHVKICEEHDFQDIAISVKSSDPLRMIEANRQFAAKVPYPLHLGVTEAGTPRRSHVKSTLGIGTLLLEGIGDTIRISITGDPVEEVLTAKELLRALGMAEDMLDVVSCPFCGRGDPAADYENIVAVAEALLEKHGIKIPVAVMGCEVNGPGETRNAEVGIHLGGKELAVLKVRGERVRTFRGKDEVNPEFLANALLEAAQQLEAG
- a CDS encoding glycosyltransferase family 39 protein, translated to MRKNLIIKKIPVQIGGLALFFAVYHLFLYYSMREMSINLGAVRFEKHILPLYAEPSFDLSWWIVPALGVCIGFLCLCQRYLLSGADSRRLLIVAGICFVAIHISVAQIDGYRELEREGETERVLTLLEPYTRTSLEYYGDVPRIDELGLGRFLRDYSKPELFNTLSGHTRTHPPGGVIFLWFFSKIFGYNLVSASLISILFTAIAVVPIYRLGEHLYGERVGRYALLLFLITPNFVMFTGTSMDGPFSVFPILSVYLFYKARHQETLSDQKWHEPRPYSMLTGISLAIGMFMTYSTVVVGVFLCVVALLERKRFRQYLKVLLSAASGFIGFYLLLFILTGFRPIEALWAAIKKDELGMGTGYESVGRYFHLSFANLFAFLIGVGLPITLVWLRQIVVVLKEWRQNAHASEHGSDGTRVPWIFRHDEVLDTFVIGFLITLVYFTFSTLFTMEVERIWIFMVPFFVIPVAKYLTTRPMSDLYWVAGLLVAQLIVGEVLLYTYW
- a CDS encoding glycosyltransferase family 4 protein — its product is MTKDGAESQLLKTLDRLPPEQYEAFIVLSRTQGERLRELTALPCVREIATLAGKGSRIRLLEKAFALGGIVNAIKPDIVHSWLWYSNFLCGLSRKCGLWRQIPFIASQRGDYHARYGKFRLWLTEKLIYNAANVLLTNSTQIQRHLHQRYPDKKVVSIPNLLELPTETWSPPHTCHPEEKLIVSVGRFASEKGHRYLIEALNMLDREDVAWRCTFLGEGELETELRSHTAAHGLSEWVTFPGFCEDVFSVLLTADVFVLPSLHESSPNALIEAMGIGMPCIASDVGGVVDLIEDEKNGIRVPPQDPAALAAALHRVLSEPDLASELGRNARATIQQKFDSAGSIQKLEEIYRQLCGA